The genomic region CGTGACCATCGGCGACGGCGCCTACACGGCGGCCGGCTCGACGATCACGGAAGACGTGCCGGCCCAGGCGCTCGGCATCGGCCGCGGACGGCAGGTGAACAAAGAAGGATGGGCGGCGGAGAAATAGGGGAGAATGCCCTGGGCTCTACAGCTTGTCGGGGGGGGCTGCCCGAAGACTGAAGTCCCCGGCTGGGGGTTGCGAAGCCACCCCCAGCCAGGGACTTTAGTGGGTGGGATTTCTCTTGCCCAGAACATTCGCAATCAAAGCAAGATACGGGCAATAGCCCGCGACGGGGAGGATGGATTACGATGATCGTAGGCTCCGAAACGCTGCGTGTTTTTAGCGGCAACGCCAATCCGATGCTGGCTCGCCGCATCGCTCAGTATCTTGACTTGCCCGTCGGCAAACTTCTGATCACGCGTTTTTCGGACGGGGAGATCCGCGTCAAAATCGAGGAAAGCGTGCGCGGGATGGATGTCTTTATCGTCCAGCCGACCTGCGCCCCGGCCAACGATAGTCTCATGGAGCTGCTGATCCTGGTGGACGCGTTCCGGCGCGCCTCCGCCAAGCGCATCACTCTCGTGATTCCCTATTACGGTTACTCGCGGCAGGATAAAAAAGTCGCGCCGCGCGAGCCCGTCACTGCCCGCCTTGTCGCCGATCTCATCACCACGGCCGGCGCGCATCGGGTCCTGGCGGTCGATCTGCACGCCGGTCAGATCCAGGGCTTCTTCCAGCTTCCCCTCGACCATCTCTACGCCGGCCCTTTGGTGGCGTCGTACTTCGCCGAAAAGGGACTGACCGACGGCGATACCGTGGTCGTCTCGCCCGATGTCGGCGGCGTTGGACGGGCGCGGGGCATGGCGGAAATGCTTCAGGCGCAGATCGCGATCATCATCAAGCGGCGTCCCGAGCCCAACAAAGTCGAAGTGATGGAAATCATCGGCGACGTCGTCGGCAAGACCTGCGTGATGGTGGACGACATGATCGACACCGGCGGCAGCCTCGTCTCCGGCGCCCACGCCCTGCGCGAACGCGGCGCCCGCCGTGTCTTCGCCTGCTGCACCCACCCCGTCCTGTCCGGCGCCGCGCCCGACAATATCCAGAACTCCGCCGTCGAAGAACTCGTTGTCACCGACACCATCCCCGTCAGCGACGAAAAGCGAGAACGCTGCCCCAAAATCACCGTCCTCAGCGTCGCCCCCCTGCTCGCCAGCGCCATTTGCCGCATCCATAAAGACGACAGCGTCAGTGAACTGTTTCAATCTTTTTGGTAGTTGTGATAATTATCAATAAGTAATAACAAGTTGACTTAACGCGTCTTATTTTCAACGTTTCAACTGTAAAGGAATTTGCTGGCTCGGGATTTAGGCCGTCCTCTGTTCGTAGTGGCACAACGCTCTTCTTTGGTCGGTTGTTTTACCCTTCCGAAGTTCGTCGGCCCGTAAGCCAATATTTTGTTGCCCCAGAAAATATGCCGTAGCCGTAATCGTATATCGGTGCATCGAACATGTCGATCTCGCAGTACGATGGCACTGCATTGACCAATCGTCATATGCGACACTCAACCGACACGTGCCTCGAAGA from Capsulimonas corticalis harbors:
- a CDS encoding ribose-phosphate diphosphokinase codes for the protein MIVGSETLRVFSGNANPMLARRIAQYLDLPVGKLLITRFSDGEIRVKIEESVRGMDVFIVQPTCAPANDSLMELLILVDAFRRASAKRITLVIPYYGYSRQDKKVAPREPVTARLVADLITTAGAHRVLAVDLHAGQIQGFFQLPLDHLYAGPLVASYFAEKGLTDGDTVVVSPDVGGVGRARGMAEMLQAQIAIIIKRRPEPNKVEVMEIIGDVVGKTCVMVDDMIDTGGSLVSGAHALRERGARRVFACCTHPVLSGAAPDNIQNSAVEELVVTDTIPVSDEKRERCPKITVLSVAPLLASAICRIHKDDSVSELFQSFW